The DNA window CAGCGTTTCTAGAGTCTAACAAGTTGTTCCCCAATCCTGGGGCATAATATCGCAAATGTCGTGTCCATCAATGCAACCTTTACCGTTGCTAACTTCTGCTAAACTCACAGTACAGTTGTGTTGAACCGCTAGCAAGTGAGGTATGACTGATAGGGCATGGTAGATAGCCAACAGCAACCCACCGACTGGTTGGAAGTAGGCAAGGTTGTCGGGGTGCAGGGGTTAAAGGGTGAAGTGCGTGTCTATCCCGACTCTGACTTTCCAGAAAGGTTTTTGCAGCCAGGGCTGCGTTGGTTACGCTATCCCCAGCAATCCCAGCCACAGCCTATCCAATTGCAACGAGGTCGCTACTTAGCAGGTAAGGGGTTATACGTGTTGAAGTTTGAGGGTGTTGACGATCGCACCCAGGCAGAGGCTCTGCGAGATTGTGTGCTGTTGGTGTCTGCTGACGATCGACCCCAACTTGCTGATGGTGAGTTCCACGTACCAGATTTGCTAGGATTATCGGTCATTCATCAACCATCTGGAGATGTGATTGGCACTGTGATTGATGTAATTGCAGCCGGGAATGACCTCTTAGTTGTGCAGCCGCACCTAGCTAGTGAATCCCAACCAGCCTGCAGGGACAATTTATTAATTCCGTTTGTGTTTGAGATTGTCCCCATTGTGGACT is part of the Cyanobacteriota bacterium genome and encodes:
- the rimM gene encoding ribosome maturation factor RimM (Essential for efficient processing of 16S rRNA): MVDSQQQPTDWLEVGKVVGVQGLKGEVRVYPDSDFPERFLQPGLRWLRYPQQSQPQPIQLQRGRYLAGKGLYVLKFEGVDDRTQAEALRDCVLLVSADDRPQLADGEFHVPDLLGLSVIHQPSGDVIGTVIDVIAAGNDLLVVQPHLASESQPACRDNLLIPFVFEIVPIVDLEHQQIEITPPTGLIPGY